One window of the Rosa rugosa chromosome 3, drRosRugo1.1, whole genome shotgun sequence genome contains the following:
- the LOC133736589 gene encoding probable calcium-binding protein CML44 produces the protein MSPLSSNDLERIFEKLDKNGDGQVSVEELNWLLERIGVEFSLQELESLVGKPILDWNDFLFFYKSISTPDSNDGDNGHGDGSANDHDDESDLVKAFNVFDINGDGFISCEELESVLRRLGVMEENSSRDCRSMIHVYDTNLDGLLDFQEFKHMMLHNTIS, from the coding sequence ATGTCTCCCCTGAGCAGCAATGATTTAGAGCGAATTTTCGAGAAGCTTGACAAGAACGGAGATGGCCAAGTGAGTGTCGAGGAGCTCAACTGGCTCCTCGAGAGAATTGGGGTCGAGTTCAGCCTGCAGGAGCTCGAGTCCCTGGTGGGCAAACCGATCCTCGACTGGAATGACTTCTTGTTCTTCTACAAGTCCATATCGACGCCGGATAGTAATGATGGCGACAATGGCCATGGAGATGGTAGCGCCAATGATCATGACGATGAGAGTGATCTTGTGAAGGCGTTCAATGTGTTCGACATAAACGGCGACGGCTTCATTTCTTGTGAGGAGCTTGAGAGCGTTCTGAGGAGATTAGGAGTAATGGAAGAGAATAGTAGCCGTGACTGCAGATCCATGATTCACGTGTACGACACCAATTTGGACGGGCTACTTGATTTCCAGGAATTCAAACACATGATGTTGCATAATACCATTTCTTAG
- the LOC133739418 gene encoding uncharacterized protein LOC133739418 isoform X2: MALNSFSASGFLIGKNERDQTKMEEDKYDEDSVKAIFSELPGYEDTSMVPRSSSDFSEHQLRQLFDLDPAPGPDDMLEDKEPIKWFEVVCKVCGYVVSGLQEGSSLQDCRATHVHASCHRDFLLKLPTGINQCHEDTMSMAPRPSYHSEAELLRIYLVDSYTTGHRRSAAPPSEEPVVVWYAVICKVCKKDVYTTKDYPSLQDNPWLQKHALMHSEYLSMDGPTVPDIDLEAYENKLLKGYDGGFSLDKDDASLQEGFVKICWRCLSENCSRGPHRYVI, translated from the exons ATGGCACTCAATTCATTCTCAGCTTCAG gtttccTAATAGGAAAAAATGAGAGGGATCAGACCAAAATGGAAGAGGATAAGTATGATGAAGACAGCGTCAAAGCAATTTTTTCTGAGCTGCCAGGTTATGAAGACACGAGTATGGTACCAAGATCATCTTCAGATTTCTCAGAGCACCAGCTCCGTCAGCTCTTCGACTTGGATCCGGCACCTG GTCCTGATGACATGTTAGAAGATAAGGAACCTATAAAATGGTTTGAGGTGGTTTGTAAGGTGTGTGGTTATGTTGTGAGTGGCCTCCAGGAGGGTTCTAGCTTGCAGGATTGTCGTGCCACCCATGTACATGCATCATGCCACCGCGATTTTTTGCTTAAACTTCCTACAGGTATTAATCAATGTCATGAAGACACCATGAGTATGGCACCAAGACCATCATATCACTCAGAGGCGGAGCTCCTTCGGATCTACTTGGTGGATTCATACACTACTGGACATAGGAGGTCTGCTGCGCCTCCTAGTGAGGAGCCTGTAGTGGTTTGGTATGCAGTGATTTGTAAGGTCTGTAAGAAGGATGTATATACCACCAAGGATTATCCTAGCTTGCAGGATAATCCTTGGTTGCAAAAACATGCTTTGATGCACAGTGAGTACTTGTCAATGGATGGCCCTACAGTACCAGATATAGATCTTGAAGCTTACGAGAACAAGCTGCTGAAAGGGTATGATGGAGGCTTTAGCTTGGATAAAGATGATGCATCTCTGCAGGAGGGATTTGTAAAGATTTGTTGGAGGTGTCTGTCTGAAAATTGTAGCAGGGGTCCGCACAGATATGTTATATGA
- the LOC133739418 gene encoding uncharacterized protein LOC133739418 isoform X1, giving the protein MSRRWTASYTLLPKAKKGKQSPDDLSEDQLRQIYTLVPDAGFLIGKNERDQTKMEEDKYDEDSVKAIFSELPGYEDTSMVPRSSSDFSEHQLRQLFDLDPAPGPDDMLEDKEPIKWFEVVCKVCGYVVSGLQEGSSLQDCRATHVHASCHRDFLLKLPTGINQCHEDTMSMAPRPSYHSEAELLRIYLVDSYTTGHRRSAAPPSEEPVVVWYAVICKVCKKDVYTTKDYPSLQDNPWLQKHALMHSEYLSMDGPTVPDIDLEAYENKLLKGYDGGFSLDKDDASLQEGFVKICWRCLSENCSRGPHRYVI; this is encoded by the exons ATGAGTCGGCGTTGGACTGCGAGTTATACCCTGCTCCCAAAGGCCAAAAAGGGAAAACAAAGCCCAGACGATTTGTCGGAGGACCAGCTCCGTCAGATCTACACATTGGTTCCGGACGCGG gtttccTAATAGGAAAAAATGAGAGGGATCAGACCAAAATGGAAGAGGATAAGTATGATGAAGACAGCGTCAAAGCAATTTTTTCTGAGCTGCCAGGTTATGAAGACACGAGTATGGTACCAAGATCATCTTCAGATTTCTCAGAGCACCAGCTCCGTCAGCTCTTCGACTTGGATCCGGCACCTG GTCCTGATGACATGTTAGAAGATAAGGAACCTATAAAATGGTTTGAGGTGGTTTGTAAGGTGTGTGGTTATGTTGTGAGTGGCCTCCAGGAGGGTTCTAGCTTGCAGGATTGTCGTGCCACCCATGTACATGCATCATGCCACCGCGATTTTTTGCTTAAACTTCCTACAGGTATTAATCAATGTCATGAAGACACCATGAGTATGGCACCAAGACCATCATATCACTCAGAGGCGGAGCTCCTTCGGATCTACTTGGTGGATTCATACACTACTGGACATAGGAGGTCTGCTGCGCCTCCTAGTGAGGAGCCTGTAGTGGTTTGGTATGCAGTGATTTGTAAGGTCTGTAAGAAGGATGTATATACCACCAAGGATTATCCTAGCTTGCAGGATAATCCTTGGTTGCAAAAACATGCTTTGATGCACAGTGAGTACTTGTCAATGGATGGCCCTACAGTACCAGATATAGATCTTGAAGCTTACGAGAACAAGCTGCTGAAAGGGTATGATGGAGGCTTTAGCTTGGATAAAGATGATGCATCTCTGCAGGAGGGATTTGTAAAGATTTGTTGGAGGTGTCTGTCTGAAAATTGTAGCAGGGGTCCGCACAGATATGTTATATGA
- the LOC133736587 gene encoding probable methyltransferase PMT10 has translation MKSLAATAADILKTPTFIKITAIAVASLTLFVLANHYSASYSPFSSSTATATATTSATHSLASPAPESSPPTPPASPPPPPPSPPPPPPPEVERMGIVDENGAMSEEFKVGEFDASLAEELKNASGGVKDGSGGDGNGGGVRVKIDKFGVCDQKFTDYIPCLDNVDEIKKLNSTERGEKFERHCPGEGKRLNCLVPRPKGYQIRIPWPQSRDEVWFSNVPHTRLVEDKGGQNWIAIKKDKFVFPGGGTQFIHGANEYLDQISQMIPEIAFGRKTRVALDVGCGVASFGAFLMQRNVTTLSVAPKDVHENQIQFALERGVPAMVAVFATHRLLYPSQAFDLIHCSRCRINWTRDDGIWLLEVDRLLRAGGYFVWAAQPVYKHEEALQVQWKEMEDLTTRICWELIKKEGMIAIWRKPLNNSCYLSRDVEVQPPLCDSSDDPDNVWYVGLKACITRLPENGYGANVSLWPARLQDPPDRLQSIRLDAYISRKEIFTAEAKYWNEILTGYVGAYHWKELNFRNIMDMRAGYGGFAAALHDHGLDCWVMNVVPVSGFNTLPVIYDRGLIGVMHDWCEPFDTYPRTYDLLHAAGLFSIEQKRCNISTIILEMDRMLRPGGRVYIRDSVSVIGELHELANAVGWVPALHDTGEGPHASWKILIGDKRL, from the exons ATGAAGTCCCTCGCGGCCACCGCGGCGGACATCTTGAAGACCCCGACGTTCATCAAAATTACAGCTATTGCCGTCGCCTCCCTCACCCTCTTCGTCCTCGCCAACCACTACTCCGCTTCCTACTCTcccttctcctcctccaccgccaccgccaccgccacaaCCTCCGCCACTCACTCTCTCGCATCTCCGGCGCCGGAATCCTCTCCACCGACACCTCCCGCTtctcctccaccgccgccgccttCACCGCCTCCGCCTCCACCCCCGGAGGTGGAgaggatggggatagtggacgagAACGGCGCGATGTCGGAGGAGTTCAAGGTCGGCGAGTTCGACGCGAGCCTGGCCGAGGAGCTGAAGAATGCGAGCGGTGGAGTGAAGGATGGGAGTGGCGGTGACGGCAATGGCGGTGGTGTTAGGGTTAAGATTGACAAGTTTGGGGTGTGTGATCAGAAATTCACTGATTATATACCGTGTTTGGACAATGTGGATGAGATTAAGAAGCTGAACTCGACTGAGAGAGGTGAAAAGTTTGAAAGGCATTGTCCTGGAGAAGGCAAGAGGCTGAATTGCTTGGTGCCGAGGCCGAAAGGGTATCAGATTCGAATTCCTTGGCCTCAGAGCAGAGATGAG GTGTGGTTCAGTAATGTACCCCATACAAGACTTGTCGAAGATAAAGGTGGTCAAAATTGGATAGCGATTAAGAAAGATAAATTTGTGTTTCCTGGAGGCGGAACACAGTTTATTCATGGGGCAAATGAGTACTTGGATCAGATTTCTCAG ATGATTCCTGAAATTGCATTTGGCCGCAAGACCCGAGTAGCGTTAGATGTTGGTTGTGGAGTAGCGAGTTTTGGTGCCTTTTTGATGCAACGGAATGTGACCACTCTGTCAGTAGCGCCAAAAGATGTCCATGAGAACCAGATCCAGTTTGCACTAGAGCGTGGTGTGCCTGCCATGGTGGCAGTGTTTGCAACTCACCGCTTGTTGTATCCAAGCCAGGCTTTTGACTTGATCCACTGTTCAAGATGTAGAATTAATTGGACTCGTGATG ACGGAATTTGGCTTCTCGAGGTTGACAGGTTGCTGAGAGCAGGAGGATATTTTGTTTGGGCAGCGCAGCCTGTTTATAAACATGAAGAAGCCCTACAAGTACAATGGAAAG AAATGGAGGACCTGACTACACGCATTTGCTGGGAACTTATAAAGAAGGAAGGGATGATTGCCATATGGAGGAAACCTTTGAACAACAGCTGCTATCTTAGTCGTGATGTCGAAGTGCAGCCTCCATTATGTGATTCCAGTGATGATCCAGACAATGTTTG GTATGTTGGTTTGAAGGCATGCATCACTCGGTTACCTGAAAATGGTTATGGTGCAAATGTTTCTTTGTGGCCTGCAAGGCTTCAGGATCCACCAGACAGACTCCAGAGCATACGATTAGATGCCTATATATCTAGAAAAGAAATCTTCACGGCTGAGGCAAAGTACTGGAATGAAATATTAACAGGTTATGTTGGTGCTTACCATTGGAAAGAGTTAAACTTTAGAAACATAATGGACATGAGGGCTGGATATGGAGG GTTTGCAGCAGCATTGCATGACCACGGGCTAGATTGTTGGGTAATGAATGTTGTTCCTGTTTCTGGGTTCAACACCTTACCAGTTATTTATGACCGTGGACTTATCGGAGTAATGCATGACTG GTGTGAGCCATTTGACACTTATCCAAGAACATATGACTTATTGCACGCAGCGGGTCTCTTCTCTATCGAGCAAAAGAG GTGTAATATCTCAACCATCATTCTTGAAATGGACCGAATGTTAAGGCCTGGGGGACGCGTTTATATACGTGACTCTGTGTCTGTAATTGGTGAGCTTCACGAACTTGCAAATGCGGTTGGATGGGTGCCTGCACTACACGATACAGGAGAAGGACCCCATGCAAGCTGGAAGATCTTAATAGGTGACAAGCGTTTGTGA
- the LOC133735260 gene encoding uncharacterized protein LOC133735260: MAGDDIFSETPNGGSGTSGTFSDEHANPLFLHHSDHPGLILVSKKLTGDNYNLWCRAMRISLSAKNKTGFITGAIKEPSAIKKPEEHALWQRCNDMVLSWILNSLEPDLADSVLSCTTPYAIWEDLRERFALGNAPRIFQVQRDIYKIEQGQLSIVAYYTKLKALWDELASYNTVENCTCGAQNDRTKLMQFLMGLNESYAGTRGQILLMNPLPSVRQAYASVTQEEKQRELGVAALSPSNVAAMAIRNYPRPGLIPRRNPGNQGSSSRNRTPVQCTYCDKFYHTEETCHRKHGFPPGHRLYKRNPQQGNRRPPHNDASANHVDCTPSFKELQATLPNLTEDQYTQVIAALNPKPPTPQANAASATEFASGFGYEDDDWYG, from the exons ATGGCTGGAGACGATATCTTTTCTGAAACTCCCAATGGTGGCAGCGGCACCAGCGGCACCTTCTCTGATGAACATGCAAATCCGCTATTCCTCCATCATTCAGACCATCCCGGTCTCATCCTTGTCTCCAAGAAATTGACAGGAGACAATTACAACTTATGGTGTCGCGCCATGAGGATCTCCTTGAGTGCGAAGAATAAGACCGGATTCATCACCGGTGCAATCAAAGAACCATCTGCAATCAAGAAACCAGAGGAGCATGCTCTATGGCAGCGATGCAACGACATGGTCTTGTCCTGGATTCTCAATTCTCTTGAACCAGACCTTGCTGATTCGGTCCTCTCCTGCACAACACCTTATGCAATTTGGGAAGACCTTAGGGAACGCTTCGCCTTGGGAAACGCCCCACGTATCTTCCAGGTTCAAAGAGACATCTACAAGATTGAACAAGGCCAATTGTCAATCGTTGCTTATTATACCAAGTTGAAAGCACTTTGGGATGAACTTGCCTCATACAATACAGTGGAGAATTGCACTTGTGGGGCACAGAATGACCGCACCAAACTCATGCAATTCCTTATGGGCTTGAATGAATCGTATGCAGGTACTCGTGGTCAAATTTTGCTAATGAATCCATTACCTTCTGTGAGACAGGCCTATGCTTCAGTAACTCAGGAAGAGAAGCAGCGAGAACTTGGTGTTGCTGCCCTTTCTCCATCCAATGTAGCAGCAATGGCCATTCGTAACTATCCCAGGCCAGGATTGATACCTCGTCGCAATCCTGGCAATCAAGGCAGCAGTTCTCGCAATCGCACTCCAGTTCAATGCACCTATTGTGACAAATTTTATCATACTGAGGAGACTTGTCACAGGAAACATGGCTTTCCACCTGGTCATCGGCTCTATAAACGCAATCCACAACAAGGAAATCGACGTCCACCACACAATGATGCCTCTGCTAATCATGTTGATTGCACACCTTCATTTAAAGAGCTACAAGCCACACTTCCCAACCTGACTGAAGATCAATACACTCAGGTTATTGCTGCATTGAATCCGAAGCCGCCCACTCCTCAGGCTAATGCCGCTTCTGCTACAGAGTTTGCTTCAG GATTTGGCTACGAGGATGATGATTGGTATGGGTAA
- the LOC133736588 gene encoding BTB/POZ domain-containing protein At4g08455-like — translation MTTRQAASSSSVVKMKCISCQENKREIDDLKAKVAFLKFSTRSQPISFSDVVLVASQDPSAAGAPVPVPALKAVLASRSPVFRAMLENQMEESLSGTIRIGDISYDLLRAFVNYLYTAEICLDEEMACDLLILAEKYQVQHLKDYCEKFLVSKLNWDNSILSYTFAHQHNAKHIVDAALTLITDNMDKLTTREEYMELVEKDPRLVVEVYEAYLSKQINTAAQKDSSARVGPAVKPPLRDAFSDLIYN, via the exons ATGACAACAAGACAGGcggcatcatcatcatcagtgGTGAAGATGAAGTGCATATCTTGCCAGGAGAACAAGCGCGAGATCGACGACCTCAAGGCCAAGGTCGCCTTCCTCAAGTTCTCCACTCGCTCCCAACCCATCTCCTTCTCCGACGTCGTTTTGGTTGCCTCCCAGGACCCCTCCGCCGCAGGGGCCCCCGTGCCCGTTCCTGCCCTTAAGGCCGTTTTG GCGAGCCGTTCTCCGGTATTCAGAGCTATGCTTGAGAATCAGATGGAGGAAAGCCTGAGTGGCACAATCAGGATCGGTGATATATCCTATGATCTCCTTCGTGCCTTTGTCAACTACCTCTACACAGCTGAGATATGCCTCGATGAGGAAATGGCCTGCGACCTCCTAATATTGGCTGAAAAGTACCAGGTGCAGCATCTCAAGGACTACTGCGAGAAGTTCTTGGTGTCCAAGCTGAACTGGGACAACTCAATATTGAGCTACACCTTTGCACACCAGCACAATGCCAAGCATATAGTTGATGCAGCCTTGACTTTGATCACAGACAACATGGACAAGCTTACTACGCGTGAGGAGTACATGGAGCTGGTGGAGAAAGATCCACGACTCGTGGTGGAAGTCTACGAGGCTTATCTGTCGAAACAGATCAATACTGCAGCCCAAAAGGATTCTTCTGCACGAGTAGGTCCTGCAGTTAAGCCACCCCTCCGTGATGCCTTTAGTGATCTAATCTATAACTAA